A region of Lycium barbarum isolate Lr01 chromosome 1, ASM1917538v2, whole genome shotgun sequence DNA encodes the following proteins:
- the LOC132607218 gene encoding trihelix transcription factor ASIL2, whose product MGCTTHHQLPTPTPPPPSPLPPSTHTSKKRPNLPKKKNTQSITNFPKHQKTHTNFPTQNSTSMATPSSPPPLPPLLLPPPESTQPQIPSPQKKTQPIPWTHQETFNLIQSYQEKWYSLKKGQLKASQWEEVAITVAARCGFDEPSKSATQCRHKIEKLRKRYRAERLKPYPNSWQYFDLMDHMERGPLPIAAHPVAMVKCSNSGGDQRYYDTDNSDEVDVSYMDLRRNNTKCRSINHMMGMNVNVGGDNINVMNRIVKDRNFMRNSINNNNNIPSAIPQVGSVRYGEGRMFPDFTPTFVGRNSMNEKRKGYFGNVGVNDEDDDDDVEEEVDEEENEDEQDGEGSVGGSELAAEIRGFAERFMRMEHKKIEMMKETERYRMEMEKRRMDMILETQRSLIDRINSVVGSHKKVKVAHEF is encoded by the coding sequence ATGGGCTGCACCACCCACCACCAACTACCAACACCCACCCCACCACCGCCATCTCCTCTGCCACCATCCACCCACACATCCAAAAAAAGACCTAAtctccccaaaaaaaaaaacacacaaagCATCACAAATTTCCCCAAACACCAAAAAACACACACAAATTTCCCCACCCAAAACTCAACATCCATGGCTACCCCCTCATCTCCCCCACCCCTACCacccctcctcctcccacccccagAATCAACCCAACCCCAAATCCCATCACCCCAAAAGAAAACCCAACCAATCCCATGGACACATCAAGAAACCTTCAATTTAATCCAATCTTATCAAGAAAAATGGTACTCTTTAAAAAAAGGTCAACTCAAAGCTAGCCAATGGGAAGAAGTTGCCATTACAGTTGCCGCTCGTTGTGGTTTCGATGAACCATCAAAATCAGCAACACAATGTCGTCACAAAATCGAAAAGCTTCGTAAACGTTATCGGGCTGAAAGACTCAAACCATACCCAAATTCTTGGCAGTATTTTGATTTGATGGATCATATGGAACGTGGGCCTCTACCCATCGCAGCTCATCCTGTTGCTATGGTGAAATGTTCGAATTCGGGTGGTGATCAGAGGTATTATGATACTGATAATAGTGATGAAGTTGATGTTAGTTATATGGATTTGAGGAGGAATAATACTAAGTGTAGAAGTATTAATCATATGATGGGTATGAATGTGAATGTTGGTGGTGATAATATAAATGTTATGAATAGGATCGTGAAAGATCGAAACTTTATGAGGAAttcgatcaacaacaacaacaacatacccagtgcgattccacaagtggggtctgtgaggtatggggagggtaggatgtttCCAGACTTTACTCCTACCTTTGTAGGTAGGAACTCGATGAACGAGAAGAGAAAAGGGTATTTTGGGAATGTGGGTGTTAATGACgaggacgatgatgatgacgttGAGGAAGAAGTGGATGAAGAGGAAAACGAAGACGAACAGGACGGAGAAGGAAGTGTTGGAGGGAGTGAATTGGCTGCGGAGATAAGGGGATTTGCGGAGAGATTTATGAGAATGGAGCATAAGAAAATCGAGATGATGAAGGAGACGGAGAGGTATAGAATGGAAATGGAGAAAAGGAGAATGGATATGATTCTTGAGACACAGAGGAGTCTGATTGATCGGATTAATAGCGTCGTTGGATCGCATAAGAAAGTGAAGGTAGCTCACGAATTTTGA